A part of Amphiprion ocellaris isolate individual 3 ecotype Okinawa chromosome 16, ASM2253959v1, whole genome shotgun sequence genomic DNA contains:
- the tial1 gene encoding nucleolysin TIAR isoform X2, with protein sequence MITEHTSNDPYCFVEFFEHRDAAAALAAMNGRKILGKEVKVNWATTPSSQKKDTSNHFHVFVGDLNPEISTEDVKAAFAPFGKISDARVVKDMTTGKSKGYGFVSFYNKLDAENAIINMAGQWLGGRQIRTNWATRKPPAPKSVQDNASKQLRFDDVVTRSSPQNCTVYCGGIQSGLSEHLMRQTFSPFGQIMEVRVFPEKGYSFIRFSSHDSAAHAIVSVNGTVIEGHIVKCFWGKESPDMAKNPQQVEYNQWGQWNQVYGNPQQQQQQQQQQQQQQQQQQQQQQQYGQYVTNGWQVPSYSMYGQTWNQQGFGVEQSQSPAWVGSFGSPSAQAAAPPGTVMSNLANFSMAGYQTQ encoded by the exons ATGATAACGGAG CACACAAGCAACGACCCATACTGCTTTGTGGAGTTTTTTGAACACAGAGATGCCGCTGCTGCTCTTGCAGCCATGAACGGACGGAAGATATTAGGAAAG GAGGTCAAAGTAAATTGGGCCACCACTCCAAGTAGCCAAAAGAAGGACACTTCCA ATCACTTCCATGTTTTTGTGGGTGATTTGAACCCCGAGATTTCCACTGAGGATGTCAAGGCTGCATTTGCACCTTTTGGGAAAATCTC GGATGCTCGTGTTGTGAAGGACATGACGACAGGCAAATCAAAGGGGTATGGATTTGTGTCCTTCTACAACAAACTG GATGCAGAGAATGCCATCATTAACATGGCTGGACAGTGGCTTGGAGGACGCCAAATCAGGACTAACTGGGCAACACGTAAACCTCCGGCTCCTAAGAGTGTTCAGGACA ATGCTTCAAAGCAGCTGAGGTTTGATGACGTTGTGACTCGGTCCAGTCCACAGAACTGCACTGTGTACTGTGGAGGGATCCAGTCAGGACTATCAG AACATCTAATGCGACAGACCTTCTCACCATTTGGTCAAATAATGGAAGTCAGGGTTTTTCCAGAGAAAGGATATTCTTTCATCAG GTTTTCCTCCCATGACAGTGCTGCCCATGCCATTGTTTCAGTAAATGGCACAGTCATTGAAGGACACATAGTGAAGTGCTTTTGGGGCAAAGAATCTCCTGACATGGCAAAAAATCCACAGCAG GTTGAGTACAATCAGTGGGGCCAGTGGAACCAGGTCTATGGGaatccacagcagcagcagcagcagcagcagcagcagcagcagcagcagcagcaacagcaacaacagcagcagcagtacgGGCAGTATGTGACAAATGGGTGGCAAGTCCCCTCTTACAGCATGTATGGCCAGACGTGGAACCAGCAAGGATTTGGAGTAGA GCAGTCCCAATCACCAGCCTGGGTGGGAAGCTTTGGATCTCCATCAGCCCAAGCTGCAGCTCCGCCTGGTACCGTCATGTCAAACTTGGCCAATTTCAGCATGGCTGGCTACCAGACGCAGTGA
- the tial1 gene encoding nucleolysin TIAR isoform X3, translating into MDARVVKDMTTGKSKGYGFVSFYNKLDAENAIINMAGQWLGGRQIRTNWATRKPPAPKSVQDNASKQLRFDDVVTRSSPQNCTVYCGGIQSGLSEHLMRQTFSPFGQIMEVRVFPEKGYSFIRFSSHDSAAHAIVSVNGTVIEGHIVKCFWGKESPDMAKNPQQVEYNQWGQWNQVYGNPQQQQQQQQQQQQQQQQQQQQQQQYGQYVTNGWQVPSYSMYGQTWNQQGFGVEQSQSPAWVGSFGSPSAQAAAPPGTVMSNLANFSMAGYQTQ; encoded by the exons AT GGATGCTCGTGTTGTGAAGGACATGACGACAGGCAAATCAAAGGGGTATGGATTTGTGTCCTTCTACAACAAACTG GATGCAGAGAATGCCATCATTAACATGGCTGGACAGTGGCTTGGAGGACGCCAAATCAGGACTAACTGGGCAACACGTAAACCTCCGGCTCCTAAGAGTGTTCAGGACA ATGCTTCAAAGCAGCTGAGGTTTGATGACGTTGTGACTCGGTCCAGTCCACAGAACTGCACTGTGTACTGTGGAGGGATCCAGTCAGGACTATCAG AACATCTAATGCGACAGACCTTCTCACCATTTGGTCAAATAATGGAAGTCAGGGTTTTTCCAGAGAAAGGATATTCTTTCATCAG GTTTTCCTCCCATGACAGTGCTGCCCATGCCATTGTTTCAGTAAATGGCACAGTCATTGAAGGACACATAGTGAAGTGCTTTTGGGGCAAAGAATCTCCTGACATGGCAAAAAATCCACAGCAG GTTGAGTACAATCAGTGGGGCCAGTGGAACCAGGTCTATGGGaatccacagcagcagcagcagcagcagcagcagcagcagcagcagcagcagcaacagcaacaacagcagcagcagtacgGGCAGTATGTGACAAATGGGTGGCAAGTCCCCTCTTACAGCATGTATGGCCAGACGTGGAACCAGCAAGGATTTGGAGTAGA GCAGTCCCAATCACCAGCCTGGGTGGGAAGCTTTGGATCTCCATCAGCCCAAGCTGCAGCTCCGCCTGGTACCGTCATGTCAAACTTGGCCAATTTCAGCATGGCTGGCTACCAGACGCAGTGA
- the tial1 gene encoding nucleolysin TIAR isoform X4: protein MDDESHPKTLYVGNLSRDVTEILILQLFTQIGPCKSCKMITEHTSNDPYCFVEFFEHRDAAAALAAMNGRKILGKEVKVNWATTPSSQKKDTSNHFHVFVGDLNPEISTEDVKAAFAPFGKISDARVVKDMTTGKSKGYGFVSFYNKLDAENAIINMAGQWLGGRQIRTNWATRKPPAPKSVQDNASKQLRFDDVVTRSSPQNCTVYCGGIQSGLSEHLMRQTFSPFGQIMEVRVFPEKGYSFIR, encoded by the exons ATGGACGACGAAAGCCATCCCAAAACCCT GTATGTGGGGAATCTCTCCAGGGATGTAACAGAAATTCTGATTCTGCAACTCTTCACTCAGATCGGGCCTTGCAAAAGTTGTAAAATGATAACGGAG CACACAAGCAACGACCCATACTGCTTTGTGGAGTTTTTTGAACACAGAGATGCCGCTGCTGCTCTTGCAGCCATGAACGGACGGAAGATATTAGGAAAG GAGGTCAAAGTAAATTGGGCCACCACTCCAAGTAGCCAAAAGAAGGACACTTCCA ATCACTTCCATGTTTTTGTGGGTGATTTGAACCCCGAGATTTCCACTGAGGATGTCAAGGCTGCATTTGCACCTTTTGGGAAAATCTC GGATGCTCGTGTTGTGAAGGACATGACGACAGGCAAATCAAAGGGGTATGGATTTGTGTCCTTCTACAACAAACTG GATGCAGAGAATGCCATCATTAACATGGCTGGACAGTGGCTTGGAGGACGCCAAATCAGGACTAACTGGGCAACACGTAAACCTCCGGCTCCTAAGAGTGTTCAGGACA ATGCTTCAAAGCAGCTGAGGTTTGATGACGTTGTGACTCGGTCCAGTCCACAGAACTGCACTGTGTACTGTGGAGGGATCCAGTCAGGACTATCAG AACATCTAATGCGACAGACCTTCTCACCATTTGGTCAAATAATGGAAGTCAGGGTTTTTCCAGAGAAAGGATATTCTTTCATCAGGTAG
- the tial1 gene encoding nucleolysin TIAR isoform X1, giving the protein MDDESHPKTLYVGNLSRDVTEILILQLFTQIGPCKSCKMITEHTSNDPYCFVEFFEHRDAAAALAAMNGRKILGKEVKVNWATTPSSQKKDTSNHFHVFVGDLNPEISTEDVKAAFAPFGKISDARVVKDMTTGKSKGYGFVSFYNKLDAENAIINMAGQWLGGRQIRTNWATRKPPAPKSVQDNASKQLRFDDVVTRSSPQNCTVYCGGIQSGLSEHLMRQTFSPFGQIMEVRVFPEKGYSFIRFSSHDSAAHAIVSVNGTVIEGHIVKCFWGKESPDMAKNPQQVEYNQWGQWNQVYGNPQQQQQQQQQQQQQQQQQQQQQQQYGQYVTNGWQVPSYSMYGQTWNQQGFGVEQSQSPAWVGSFGSPSAQAAAPPGTVMSNLANFSMAGYQTQ; this is encoded by the exons ATGGACGACGAAAGCCATCCCAAAACCCT GTATGTGGGGAATCTCTCCAGGGATGTAACAGAAATTCTGATTCTGCAACTCTTCACTCAGATCGGGCCTTGCAAAAGTTGTAAAATGATAACGGAG CACACAAGCAACGACCCATACTGCTTTGTGGAGTTTTTTGAACACAGAGATGCCGCTGCTGCTCTTGCAGCCATGAACGGACGGAAGATATTAGGAAAG GAGGTCAAAGTAAATTGGGCCACCACTCCAAGTAGCCAAAAGAAGGACACTTCCA ATCACTTCCATGTTTTTGTGGGTGATTTGAACCCCGAGATTTCCACTGAGGATGTCAAGGCTGCATTTGCACCTTTTGGGAAAATCTC GGATGCTCGTGTTGTGAAGGACATGACGACAGGCAAATCAAAGGGGTATGGATTTGTGTCCTTCTACAACAAACTG GATGCAGAGAATGCCATCATTAACATGGCTGGACAGTGGCTTGGAGGACGCCAAATCAGGACTAACTGGGCAACACGTAAACCTCCGGCTCCTAAGAGTGTTCAGGACA ATGCTTCAAAGCAGCTGAGGTTTGATGACGTTGTGACTCGGTCCAGTCCACAGAACTGCACTGTGTACTGTGGAGGGATCCAGTCAGGACTATCAG AACATCTAATGCGACAGACCTTCTCACCATTTGGTCAAATAATGGAAGTCAGGGTTTTTCCAGAGAAAGGATATTCTTTCATCAG GTTTTCCTCCCATGACAGTGCTGCCCATGCCATTGTTTCAGTAAATGGCACAGTCATTGAAGGACACATAGTGAAGTGCTTTTGGGGCAAAGAATCTCCTGACATGGCAAAAAATCCACAGCAG GTTGAGTACAATCAGTGGGGCCAGTGGAACCAGGTCTATGGGaatccacagcagcagcagcagcagcagcagcagcagcagcagcagcagcagcaacagcaacaacagcagcagcagtacgGGCAGTATGTGACAAATGGGTGGCAAGTCCCCTCTTACAGCATGTATGGCCAGACGTGGAACCAGCAAGGATTTGGAGTAGA GCAGTCCCAATCACCAGCCTGGGTGGGAAGCTTTGGATCTCCATCAGCCCAAGCTGCAGCTCCGCCTGGTACCGTCATGTCAAACTTGGCCAATTTCAGCATGGCTGGCTACCAGACGCAGTGA